Genomic segment of Actinomycetota bacterium:
GACCTCCGCGCACACCGCGGGTATGACAGGGCCATAGGCCGCGAAGCCGAACCCGTAGATGACGGCGAAGACCATGAGCGTCCACACGCTGCGCACGAAGAGGAGTAGCAGCACGCTGACCACGAGGATGAGGCAGGCCGGGTAAAGGGCGTTCTTCTTCTCGCGCGTTCTATCGGAAAGGCGTCCGAACAGCAACCTCCCCGCGATGGAGGTCGCACCGGAGACGGCGACGGCCCACTCGGCCCAGCTCTTCGTGATGCCGTGGTCGGTCAGATAGGGGACCTGGTGGACCATGATCCCGTAGAGCGCCACCACGATGAGCACGAAACCGGAGAAAAGGAGCCAGAAGGAAGCCGTTCTCAGCGCCTCCCGCAGGGTGAGCCCGGCGGGAAGGTCCTCACGGCAGGCCTCGCCTTCTCCCGGGCCGTTCTCCTCTCCACGGTCTCCCTTTTCCGCTCCTCGCCTCCCGGCACCCCATCCTCCACTTCCTCCCTCACCCGCCCCACGGGAAGCCGTTCCCTCGCCTACCCTTCCCGTGACTCCGCCGTGGTCCGCCTTCCCGGCCATCCCGGATGCTCCCTCTCCGGGTCGGCTCTCCCATGCATCACCCGCCACGTCCTCCCCCGCGCCTGAACCCCCGCAGCCCCATTCATCCCCATCCTTCTCGCCGCGCGGACCGCCTCCGCGCACGGAGCGCCGCACGGGTTCCTCGTCCCCGATCACTACTTCCCCCTTCCCCCGCAACAGGAACAGGGTCGGGATGGTGAGGGCGAAGGCCAGGTATCCGAGGAACTGGAAGGAAACCCGCCAGCCCCAGCGCGACTGCACCATGCCGGTGAGGCGCGGAAGGATCATGGTCCCGAAGCCTATGCCCATGGTGGCCAGCCCCAGGGCCGTCCCCAGGCGCCGCCGGAACCACACGGCCACGGAGGTGTTGGAGGGGACCAGGCCTATGCCGTTCCCCCCTACGCCGAAGACGATGCCGAAGAAGAAGACCAGGGCCGCCAGGCTGTTGGCGCGCGAGCACATCCACAGTCCCACCCCGGAGAGGAAGGCCCCGCCGGCCATGACCCACCGCGGGCCGAAGCGGTCGATCAACCTGCCGGTGACCGGCGCCAGCAGCGCGTACGCCAGGATGCACACGGTGAAGGGAAGGGAGGCCGCGCCCCTGCCTATCCCCAGGTCCTCGGAGAAGCCCTTGATGAGGACGGTCTGGGTGCTGCGCACGCCGTAGTTGACGAACATGACCAGGAAGGCCACGGCTACCACGATCCAGCCGTAATAGACCGCCCTGCGGGTTCCGCTCATCCCTTCCCCCTGCGGCCTCTTTCCCCGGCAAGCGGCCTCGCCCTTCCCGGGGGGTAGTTCTCCCGGCGCGACGCTCCCGCCTTCCCGAGTTTTAGGGGTGGCGCCGCGGGCGGAGCCTCTCCCCATCGTCATTTCGAGTCATCTCCAGGGCAAGGGCGCGGCGCCTCAGGCGCACGTACGCCCGGCCCATCTGCGCATGCCGTAGTCCCTCAGGATGCCGGCGGCGTCCACCGCCTCCTCCGCGTCCTCGAATATGGGAAAATCCACCATGTAACGCGCCCTGGCGCGCACTTCACCCGTGGCCATGAGGCTGAAGATGATGGGCTTGTCATG
This window contains:
- a CDS encoding MFS transporter; the protein is MSGTRRAVYYGWIVVAVAFLVMFVNYGVRSTQTVLIKGFSEDLGIGRGAASLPFTVCILAYALLAPVTGRLIDRFGPRWVMAGGAFLSGVGLWMCSRANSLAALVFFFGIVFGVGGNGIGLVPSNTSVAVWFRRRLGTALGLATMGIGFGTMILPRLTGMVQSRWGWRVSFQFLGYLAFALTIPTLFLLRGKGEVVIGDEEPVRRSVRGGGPRGEKDGDEWGCGGSGAGEDVAGDAWESRPGEGASGMAGKADHGGVTGRVGEGTASRGAGEGGSGGWGAGRRGAEKGDRGEENGPGEGEACREDLPAGLTLREALRTASFWLLFSGFVLIVVALYGIMVHQVPYLTDHGITKSWAEWAVAVSGATSIAGRLLFGRLSDRTREKKNALYPACLILVVSVLLLLFVRSVWTLMVFAVIYGFGFAAYGPVIPAVCAEVFGKANMGAIFGAVTTGGALGGAAGPVITGFIFDHTGSYTGAWILALACVVVSTLLFMRVRIMLPRGDALSCASSR